In Erigeron canadensis isolate Cc75 chromosome 7, C_canadensis_v1, whole genome shotgun sequence, one DNA window encodes the following:
- the LOC122607001 gene encoding uncharacterized protein LOC122607001, with protein sequence MKLVFILGIFVIFISKLVFGFIGFDGNRVSGFGSKNEPRMIFKYDRIDEVKKACSSIIPLDTNNRKPYGKGLFRLKDKMSFVNGDWWQDLDKAPLMPFDHKQPVGSNGSFEQMSPMNLISFWVMDVDRAHRSKNSVSVNGILQLGITIGGLFGLKPYEDNPAFKIYPEHSELTISFQGIVSETDENNGENVMCLLGQTMLPYRYPDSSNPWDWVKEPGYINQPPLIQDDQIMLVLRYPKMFSLTRRGIYGSLKSLNLKTSQKYFDEVHISASLSASANYEFISQRLVAKACAPYPYKDNFSNTGLGMYKGDDFCLILERFTGQDPLTIVPNWRCNGTYEFCSKLGPFESDEHIKSTNGSFKGVRLAFQDIRCEETTVKGQNGKFTKVAGLIRVILPFEDQYNVAQRTGLNNMTLSVEGMWESSSGQLCMIGCRGIVDQDASSCDSRICLYIPLSFSIKQRSIILGTISSVDEDKTGNSSYFPLAFEKLVRPSELYDQYTESKPVYEYSKIASAGTVLEKNEPFSFGTVVKKSILTFPKVEDAASYLVGLSLLSEDLTLHHPAEPESGPNRFSRTDLQLEILSIGPLFGHYWSLQNDSIVEEETPYRGKKTYTERELLLNISAQLSLTGSQYGNFSNLFVEGLYHPLVGRMYLVGCRDVRASWNVLFDSMDLEDGLDCLIEVVVSYPPTTTRWLVNPTASILISSQRNEVDPLFFNPVKLQTVPIMYRAQREDILSRRGVEGILRALTLSVAIGCILSELFYIKENSDSVPYVSIVMLAIQAVGYGIPLVTGAEAIFKKSNSYEDSSVLEKSQMIQVIDYTVKILVLVSFSLTLRLYQKVWRSRARLLTRAPLEPNRVPSDRRVLIISGLIHILGFICVLVLHKLQSWLVELEEYVGLVQDLFLLPQVIGNLIWQINVRPLRKSYFFGLTIIRLLPHIYDYIRSPIPNPYFSEDYEFVNPHLDFYSKIGDIAIPLIAIILAFIVHLQQKFGYEKLVQILDFGKFRVLPRRSVAYERLPPVTAEAEMTSGVNGNRRAMRKEDDIE encoded by the coding sequence atgaagttagtttttattttagggatttttgtgatttttataAGTAAATTAGTGTTTGGATTCATTGGTTTTGATGGGAATAGAGTTAGTGGTTTTGGATCTAAAAATGAGCCAAGAATGATATTTAAATATGATAGAATTGATGAAGTTAAAAAGGCATGTTCTTCAATTATACCCCTTGATACTAATAATAGAAAGCCTTATGGAAAAGGGCTATTTAGACTTAAAGATAAAATGTCATTTGTTAATGGTGATTGGTGGCAAGATTTAGATAAAGCTCCATTGATGCCATTTGATCATAAACAACCAgttgggtcaaatgggtcatttGAGCAAATGTCGCCGATGAACTTGATTTCGTTTTGGGTTATGGATGTAGACCGAGCTCATAGGTCCAAGAACTCTGTTAGTGTTAATGGGATATTGCAGCTTGGGATAACAATAGGAGGTTTATTTGGGTTGAAGCCGTATGAGGATAATCCGGCTTTTAAAATATACCCCGAGCATTCAGAGTTAACAATTTCTTTTCAAGGGATTGTGTCAGAAACTGATGAGAATAATGGGGAAAATGTGATGTGTTTACTTGGTCAAACGATGTTGCCATATCGTTATCCTGATTCTAGCAACCCGTGGGATTGGGTTAAGGAACCAGGATATATAAACCAGCCACCTCTTATTCAAGATGATCAAATTATGCTTGTTCTTCGTTACCCGAAAATGTTTAGTTTGACAAGAAGAGGTATTTATGGTAGCTTGAAAAGTTTGAACCTGAAAACAAGCCAAAAGTATTTTGATGAAGTACACATTTCTGCATCTTTAAGTGCTTCTGCAAATTATGAGTTTATTTCTCAAAGACTCGTAGCAAAAGCTTGTGCTCCATACCCTTATAAAGATAATTTTTCAAATACGGGGCTTGGGATGTATAAGGGGGATGATTTCTGCCTTATTCTTGAACGGTTTACAGGTCAGGACCCGTTGACCATTGTCCCAAACTGGAGATGTAATGGGACCTATGAATTTTGTAGCAAATTGGGCCCGTTTGAGTCTGACGAGCATATAAAATCGACTAATGGAAGCTTTAAAGGTGTAAGACTTGCTTTTCAAGATATTCGATGTGAAGAAACGACTGTAAAGGGTCAAAATGGTAAGTTCACGAAAGTTGCTGGGCTTATTAGAGTTATCCTGCCATTTGAGGATCAGTACAATGTTGCTCAGAGAACTGGACTGAATAATATGACCCTTTCAGTTGAAGGGATGTGGGAATCGTCTAGTGGGCAACTCTGTATGATTGGCTGCCGTGGAATCGTTGATCAAGACGCGAGCAGCTGTGATTCACGTATCTGTTTATACATTCCTCTCTCGTTTTCGATTAAGCAAAGAAGCATCATTCTTGGAACGATTTCGAGTGTTGATGAAGATAAAACAGGTAATTCATCTTATTTTCCTTTAGCTTTTGAGAAACTGGTCCGACCTTCTGAGCTATACGATCAGTACACAGAGTCAAAACCAGTTTATGAATACTCCAAGATTGCGTCAGCTGGAACCGTTCTTGAGAAAAACGAGCCTTTCAGCTTCGGAACCGTGGTCAAAAAGTCAATATTGACTTTCCCGAAAGTGGAGGATGCCGCTTCGTATCTAGTTGGTTTGTCTCTTTTATCTGAAGATCTCACACTGCACCACCCTGCAGAGCCAGAATCTGGCCCGAATCGTTTCTCAAGAACAGATTTACAACTGGAGATTTTATCAATCGGTCCATTATTCGGTCATTACTGGTCTCTGCAAAACGATTCAATTGTAGAAGAAGAAACCCCGTACCGTGGTAAAAAAACTTACACCGAGAGGGAGCTGTTATTGAACATATCAGCTCAACTTAGTCTCACAGGCTCACAATATGGGAACTTTTCTAATCTTTTCGTAGAAGGACTGTATCATCCACTTGTTGGGAGAATGTATTTGGTTGGTTGTCGGGACGTACGGGCCTCGTGGAATGTTTTATTTGATAGTATGGATTTGGAAGATGGGTTAGATTGTTTGATTGAAGTTGTGGTATCATATCCTCCAACCACGACCCGTTGGCTTGTGAATCCAACTGCTAGTATTTTGATATCAAGTCAAAGGAATGAAGTTGACCCCCTCTTTTTCAATCCGGTCAAGCTTCAAACTGTCCCGATTATGTATCGGGCTCAACGAGAAGATATCCTTTCTAGAAGAGGCGTAGAGGGGATCTTACGGGCTCTTACACTTTCCGTAGCAATTGGTTGTATTTTAAGTGAATTGTTTTACATCAAAGAGAATTCAGACTCGGTCCCTTATGTCTCAATCGTGATGTTAGCAATTCAAGCAGTTGGGTACGGGATTCCACTTGTTACAGGAGCCGAAGCGAtttttaaaaagtcaaactcGTATGAAGATTCTTCGGTTCTCGAGAAAAGTCAAATGATTCAAGTTATAGATTACACAGTGAAGATTCTTGTATTGGTTTCATTTTCGTTGACATTGCGCCTCTACCAGAAAGTTTGGAGATCTCGGGCCAGGTTACTCACCCGGGCTCCACTAGAACCAAACCGTGTGCCATCTGACCGAAGGGTCCTTATCATTTCAGGGCTGATCCATATACTTGGGTTCATATGTGTTCTAGTTCTCCACAAGCTACAATCATGGCTGGTGGAACTCGAGGAATATGTCGGGCTGGTTCAAGATTTATTTTTACTTCCACAAGTTATAGGTAACTTAATATGGCAGATTAATGTCAGACCATTACGCAAATCATACTTTTTCGGGTTAACTATAATTAGACTCCTCCCCCATATTTACGATTACATTCGGTCCCCAATCCCCAACCCTTACTTTTCTGAAGATTACGAGTTTGTAAACCCACATCTCGATTTCTACTCAAAGATAGGGGACATAGCAATACCATTAATAGCAATCATTCTTGCGTTTATTGTACATCTTCAACAGAAATTCGGCTATGAAAAGCTCGTGCAGATACTAGATTTTGGAAAGTTTAGGGTCTTGCCACGACGGTCTGTAGCATATGAGCGGTTGCCCCCAGTGACTGCGGAGGCTGAGATGACTTCTGGTGTCAATGGAAACAGAAGAGCAATGAGAAAGGAGGACGACATAGAATGA